The following is a genomic window from Shewanella avicenniae.
CAAGCGCGGTGCTAACAGCAAAAGCAAAGCGACGGCTGCGCCACGCCGCCCAGTATCACCAATCAAGTTCGTGGTGGGCTTGGCCGTGCTTGTGGGGTTTATCTACGCGTTGTGGTTTTTAAAGCATGACGGCACTGACGCCGCGAGCGGCAATGAACCACAAGCTGTGACAACCAAAGCGGCGGCACCAGCAACAACCAATCCGAAAGATACGTTGCCACCAAAGCCGAAAGAAGAGTGGACCTATCAGAAAGAGCTTGAAAACAAGCAAGTTGAAGTGGATGTACCAGCGCAGAGCAATCAGCCAAGTCGCCCATATCAGATGCAATGTGGCTCTTTCCGTAAGGAGTCACAAGCTCAAGAGATGAAAGCCGTTATCGCATTCCAAGGCATTGAGGCGCAAGTACGTAAAGTCGGCGGCAACAATGGTGATTGGTTTAAAGTGATCCTTGGCCCCTATGATGCGAAGCGCCAAGCTGAGCGCGATCGTCATACCCTGCAACGCGTAGGTCTCAACGGCTGTATGATCTGGCTTTGGACTAATTAACCCGTTGGTCACATAAAAACCGCCTTTTTGGGCGGTTTTTTTATTTTTACGCCAATCCCCACGCATTTGCGAAGATGACAGTTGATATTACGCCAAGGCCGCCCCATATACAGCTGTATCACCCACTGGTTCACCCACCAGCATTTGAGAGGAAGTATCGTGACCACAATCGTATCAGTACGCCGCAATAATCAGGTTGTTATGGCGGGTGACGGTCAGGTTTCATTGGGAAACACCGTCATGAAAGGCAACGCGCGTAAAGTTCGCCGTCTGTACCACAACAAAGTGATTGCCGGTTTTGCCGGTGGTACTGCCGATGCCTTCACCCTATTTGAGAAATTTGAAGCTCAGCTAGAGATGCACCAAGGCCATCTGATGAAGGCCGCCGTTGAGCTTGCCAAAGAGTGGCGCACCGACCGCGCTCTGCGCAAACTAGAAGCGCTGCTCGCCGTGGCTGACCACTCCGCCTCACTGATCATCACCGGTAATGGTGATGTATTGCAGCCAGAAAACGATTTAATTGCCATCGGCTCCGGTGGTAACTACGCGCAATCAGCGGCCATCGCCCTGCTGCAAAATACTGAACTGGGCGCCCGCGACATCTGTGAAAAGTCGCTGACCATCGCTGGTGATATCTGTGTGTTCACCAACCAGTTCAAAACCATTGAAGAACTCAATTACTAAGCCGGAGCGTTGAGGAAAGATTATGTCTGAGATGACCCCCCGCGAGATTGTCCATGAACTGGACCAGCACATTATCGGTCAGAACAAAGCCAAACGTTCGGTAGCGATTGCGCTGCGTAACCGCTGGCGCCGTATGCAGCTGGATGATGCACTGCGTCATGAAGTGACTCCAAAAAACATTCTGATGATTGGCCCCACCGGTGTCGGTAAAACCGAGATCGCCCGTCGTCTGGCCAAGCTGGCCAACGCGCCATTTATCAAAGTGGAAGCGACTAAATTCACTGAAGTCGGTTACGTTGGTAAAGAAGTCGATCAGATCATTCGCGATCTGACCGATACCGCAGTGAAAATGACCCGCGAGCAGCAGATGAAAAAATGCCGCACCCGCGCCGAAGAAGCCGCAGAAGAGCGCGTATTAGATGCGCTGCTGCCGAAGCCGAAAAACGACTGGGACAGCGAAAAAGACGAGCAATCGCACACCCGCCAAATCTTCCGCAAAAAACTGCGTGAAGGTCAGTTGGATGATAAAGAGATTGAGATCGACGTGATGGGCCCGCAAGTGGGCGTTGAAATCATGGCGCCTCCCGGCATGGAAGAGATGACCAACCAGTTGCAGAGCCTGTTCCAAAACATGGGCCAAACGCCAACTAAGCGCCGCAAACTGAAGATCAAAGATGCCATGAAGCAGCTGACTGAAGAGGAAGCGGCCAAACTGGTGAATCAAGAAGATCTGAAAGACCAAGCGATTGAATTAGTAGAACAACACGGCATAGTATTCTTGGATGAAATTGACAAAATCTGTAAGCGTGGCGAAAGCTCAGGCCCAGATGTATCACGCGAAGGGGTGCAACGTGACCTGCTGCCGTTGGTTGAGGGCTGCACCGTCAACACCAAGCACGGCATGGTGAAAACCGATCACATTCTGTTTATTGCCTCTGGTGCGTTCCAGATGTCAAAACCGTCAGATCTGATCCCCGAGCTGCAAGGCCGTTTGCCGATCCGTGTTGAGTTGGATGCGCTGACCGCGGGCGACTTCAAACGTATTTTGACTGAGCCGCACGCGGCGCTGACTGAACAGTACCGCGCATTGATGGCCACTGAAGGTGTCACCATTAGCTTTACTGAAGCGGGCATTGAGCGCATCGCTGAAGCAGCGTTCCAAGTCAACGAAAGCACCGAAAATATTGGCGCTCGTCGTCTGCACACCATCATGGAACGCTTGATGGAAGATATCTCTTATGAGGCATCCGACAAATCAGGTGCCAGCTATGTGATTGATGCCGAATACGTTAATGCGCATCTGGATACGCTAGTACACGACGAAGATTTGAGCCGCTTTATTCTGTAATCTCTCAGTCTGGGTCACACAAAAAACGGCGCTATTCAGCGCCGTTTTTTATCCAGTCATCCACCTACTCGCCTTTCACGCAATTGCGGCCAGCGCTTTTTGCTCGTGAGATAGCAAAATCGACCCGCGATAACAAAGCATCCAATGTGTCTTGCTCATCATGAAACTTAGCCACGCCTATTGAACAGGTGACTTTGGGCAATTCAGGAATACCTTTAATGGTGAGTGACTGCGCCACCCCAGCGCGGATCCGCTCAGCAATTACCAACGCTTCACCATAATGCAGTTGCGGTAGCAGCAGCATAAAGCAGTCACTTTCATAACGTGCAAACCCATCTGTATGGCGCACACAGCGATTGACAATATCGACCAAATTGCACAGCAGTTGATCGCCAATGGCATGACCAAAATCTTCATTCAGTTGTTTAAAGCCATCTAAGTCGATTTTCAACAGCGATAATGGTGCACTAATCATGCGGCAATGCTGAAACTCTTGTGCCAACTGCTCTTCAAAGGCGCGGCGGTTTAACACTCCGGTTAAGCTATCAAGCTGCGCTAGGCGAGTAAGCTCCTGATTTTTGGCGTTAAGCTTTTCAGTCATACGCGAAATAAAGCACATCAGTCGTTGTAATCGGTTGAGATTACGCGACATCTTCATCTCAGCCCGCTCGGTGATCAGCCAATCGTCTTCCTCTGCGGCGGGAGCGGGTTCTTCGCTAAACCCTACGGATACAATGGTGGCATTGAGTACATCGCGTGGCACATTGGCAGTATCGATTTCGCCATAGGTGAAAAACCCCGCCACCGCCGCCACGTCTTCAAAGGGCTGAATCTCAGCCCGCGGATCATCTTGTAGAAATGACTGCCGACAACAACACGAGAAGACTAAAATTGCCTCTGGACCAAAGCTGATTAAATCGTGCCGAGCAAAACTTAAATCGCTGAGAATACTGTTCACATCGCCGTAGCCAAACTGCACAGTATCACCAGGCTCAAGCTGGGCGAGAAAGACCAGCTCATGCGCCTCACCCACGGCAATTGGCACTCGCGCCACCAGCTTGCCCCCATGATTGGCCATTAGCGGGAATTCCATTGCCGAACTAAAAAATCCCGTTTTTTCGATACCAATAAAGTAGTTATACAGATCGTAAGCCGCGATATTATCGATGGTTTTAACCACATCACCTTGAGTGCTCGTGACCGTCATACCCTCGCCAAACGGTGTCCAGCCAAGGTAGTTAAAGGTTTTGATCCGTAACGCTTCACCGTAAAACGCTACGATGACTGAGCCAGCGTCCGACAAGGCTTGATCCAACATCACCGAGGTTGACAGCTTTTGCGAGAAATCCCCGGCAAGGCCACCAAAAATGGGCAGATTGACTAACTCATCACTCATACCCCGCAGCAAGCGCGTGGTGGCCAACTTGGTGGGATTGCTGAGAAGCAGTACCCCTTGCAGATCCCTTTGCTTGATTGCCAGTTCCGCCGCCATATTGCGCCCATCAAGGTACTCGTCATCTGGGCTGGATTGCAGCAAAGTGGCAACAAAAGAGGACTTATCGAACCGAAGTAACGACACCACCGTGGCATTATTCCAATCGCTGCCAGCAGAGACAATCCCCATCGCGGAGCAGCCGACCACGGTAATATTGGGCAGTTTGGCACGCAGTTCGGCAGAGACTGATAGCAGCCAACCGGATTCGAGATTGCGGGAATACACTTGAGCTAACACTCTGCCACTAGGCAGGTTTAGCCAACTTGAATCTAATTGTTGCAACGCTTGTTGGAGCTGATTTTGCGATTGCACAGTCAGAACAACATGCTCCATCTACGCCTCCACCGAATGAATATTCATCGAGTCAATTGGGAACATCGACTTTAATGAGCAGTATAGTTCAAGTTTGGGAGGACTCTGTTTGCGGTGCTATTTTTGTCTGAAAAATAACATTAACGATAAAATCGAAAGGTAAATAAGTCACTGATAGTTATAAAAGTCACGCTGAAATTGTGCAGTCATCCAAGCGTTGCCAATGGTGCTTTTTGCCAAAACCGAGCAGGTTGTCGGTCATTTTGATGGTCTGCAATTCTAGCTGCCACAACGGCGCCGATTTGAGCCGCGCAATTGGAAAATGTTCACAGTATTGGTGCGTTATAGCCTCCACATCGGCGGCGCTGACCCGCTTGGCAATAGCACTAAATTGAATCCCCTGAATTTTGGCCACATTGCGGGTTTGGTCGGCAATGGTGCCTGCAATCTGTGGTCGCTCCAACATGGCTTGGGTATGACGACTATCATCGGCGGTCATCAAATAACAACTGGCGCTGGCGCTATCGAAGTAATAGAAGCAGCTGGCACACCAAACACCATCAGTGTCGACTGTCGCCAAGGTCAACACATGGTGCTGTTGCAGATACTGACTAATGGGGCGTGGCATTTCGACTAACATGATGCGGGCACAATAAAAAACTGGGTGGATGCAGTCTAAAGCAGTGACCGAGCTGCGCCAACTCTTGTCGGCAAAATCTAGCAAAGGCACAAGATTTTGAACCCACAGCATGAGCGCTTTATCATAGGTACTTTATTTGCCCCAGCCTACGCAGTGACTTATGAAATTACTCCAACTTAACCACGCCATCTACCAGCAGCTGTATACCGATATTGCCGAATTCCGCCATACCTATGATTTGGCCGTCGCAGATCCTAGTTCGCTGACAGAGCAGCAAGACGCGCTACATACCTCGCTGATCACCGAAGAGTTGACCGAACTTGCTGAAGCACAAGACATCGTCGAACAGGCCGACGCGATTGTGGATAGTGTGTATGTGCTGATGGGACGCCTAGTGCATTTAGGCATCGACGATGTGACCCAAGACAGCACAGGGATCAGCTATCTGATTGATATTTTGCTGCAAGTGGCCAATGCCCGCACCATCGATTTCATCAGTTGCTGGCATGAAGTCCATAGCTCCAACATGAGCAAAGTCTGTCGTACCCAACAAGAATTAGACGACACCATCGCCCATTACGCCGAGCAAGGCATTAAGATTGAAGGCGTGAGTAAAGGCGGTTACTTGATTGCCAAATGCGCCGAAGATTGCCAACTGCAAGGCAAATTGGTACGCCGTGGCAAGGTGTTGAAATCCGTTTATTATCGCCCTGCGGATCTGGCTAAGTTAATCACCGGCTGATGTCTCAGTTGTCGACATCCTAGTAAACAGACCGCAGCAAAAAGACCACAACAAAAAGGGGCGCTTTAGCCCCTTTTGTCTCTGCACGAATAAATCCGCTCACCATTAGCGCATCTGCAAAATCACCACATCACTGCTGGCTGGGTCGGTATCATGGCGGATGGTTTTTACGGAATCGGCCGTTACCGCTGCACCTTGATTACCCCACGCACTGCGGATAAAACTCAACACCGCCGCAATCTCCTGATCGGATAGTTGCTGCCGAAACGGCGGCATACGATAGGCATCGGGCACACCTTGAGTCACAATCCGGCTTGAGCCGTTCAAAGTAATGTTGATTGCCGATGCATCATGGCGGGTCAACATCGAGCTCGCGCCCGCAAGTGGCGGGATCCATTGCTCGCGCCCAATACCATCGGCGCCGTGACAAGCGGCACAGCGCGTCAAATAAATATGCGCGCCTTGCGAGTTGGCCGTATTGGCGCTGAAGGTTTGCTGCTGATGACGCCAAGGTTCACCATCTACGGCAGGATTGCCCGGCAGTGACTTTAGATAGTGGGCAATGGCAGACAGATCTTCATCACTCATAAATTGGGTGGAGTTGTTGTACGCGTCAGTCATCGAGCCGTACACTACCGCGTGTTGGTTGCGGCCATTTTTCAAAAACTGCACCACATCCGCTTCACTCCAACGACCAATGCCAATGTTGTGGTCATTGCGTAAACTCGGCGCATACCAACCATCTAATAGCGCCCCCGCAAGATACTGTTTACTCGATTGATCCAGCGCTTGCTCTTGCATCGCTAGGCCACGCGGGGTGTGGCAACTGCCGCAATGCCCAGGGCCTTGCACCAGGTATGCACCGCGGTTCCATTGCGCATTTTCGGCGCTATTGGGTTGATAACTGCCCTCGTCACTAAACAGGGCCGCCCACAGCGCCAACGGCCAACGCATATTCAGCGGCCACGGGATATCACTGGCATGATTCGGTTGCGCAACCGGTGCCACGCCATGCATAAAGTAGGCGTATAAGGCTTTCACATCGTCATCAGTCAGCTTGGCGTAGGACGGAAATGGCATTGCCGGATACAACCTATGACCGTCTTGTGCCACACCGTGACGCACGGCACGATCAAAATCCGCCAGCGAATAGCGGCCAATTCCAGTGGCGTTATCTGGGGTGATATTGGTGCTATAGACGGCGCCGATCGGCGTCATCATCTTCAAGCCACCACTGAACGGCGCTTTATCTGGAATGGTATGACAGGCAACGCAGTCGCTTAGGCGCGCCACATACTCACCGTGCTGGATAAGCTCAGCTGCTGGCGCGTCCAACGATTCGCCAGCAAACGCCGACACTGGTGTACGGTTGCTAAACCATGCAACCGCAGCCGCAATAATGACAATGAAAACAACGAGCGACACTTTTTTCACAACAATCCCTCTTTCTTGGCAGTCCTTAGGTTCCAGTCCATCGGCTAGACTCAGTCTTCGAGCGACGATCGAGACAGCGGCATAGTGCGAATACGTCGGCCAAGTAGCTGCGATACCGCATTCACCACCGCGGGCGGAATGGCCGGTAAACCGGGCTCACCGATGCCGCCCATTTTGGCGCCACTTTCAACAATGCTCACGTGCACTTTGGCCATCTCATCTGGGCGTAAAATCGGGTACATGTCATAGTTGCGCGCCAACGGTTTGCCTTTTTTGTAGACTACCTCTTCCATCAACACTTGCGACAGCCCCAATGCCACCGCCGAATTGACCTGCGCTTCAATAATCGCCGGATTCACAATCGAGCCGGGGTCGACAGCTTCCCACACGTGATGCACTCGCACTTGGCCGTGTTCAATTGACACTTCGGCAATAGCCGCAGCTTCAGTACCAAACGGCGATGCCATCGCAATCCCTCGAGCACGCTTAGTGCCATCTTCCGCGGTAAATGGGCCACGTTGCCAGCCACCGGCCGATGCGACGACTACCTCTAACAAGTGCGATAACCTTGGATTGTCTTGCAACAACTGTTTGCGGAATTGATAAGGATCGACGCCCGCTTTGTCGGCCATTTCATCTAGAAAACATTCGTAGACGAAATCGTTCATCGAATTACCCACTGAACGCCAATAGGCCAGCATGGTCGGATTTTTTACATAATCGCGGGCAATACGCACATTGGGAATTGCGTAGGATTTGCCTGAGAGTCCCTCAACTGCAGTGCCATCAACCTTGTTAGGGTCGCGGCCATAAATGCCTTCACTTGGCCCTTCACAAGACGAAATCGCCTCTAACGCGACGGGCTTGTTATCTTTAATTTCAGCCCGTAGTCGCACCGCGGCCATCGGTCTGAGCGGATCACGCAGGAATTCTTCTTCACGGCTCCAAATCACTTTGACTGGCTTGCCCACGGCTTTGGCTAACTCAATCGCCTGTGGATAAGGGCTGGCCGCTGGATAGAGAAAATGACGACCGAAAAAACCACCCAGAATCGGTGAATGTAGCGTGACTTTGTCTGCGGTTAAGCCGCTGCGCTTGGCGATGTCCGCCAGAAACATGTCGGGCGCTTGGTTCGGTAGCCATACCTCTAAACTGCCATCTGGGTGAAACTGCGCCAGCGCCGATGGCGGCTCTAACTGCGCATGATGCACATATTGGGTACGATAAGTGGCACTGATAAGAGCTTCTGGGCTGGCGCTATTCAGCAACTTCACCGCCTCGCCTTTGGTTTCGGCGTCGTCACCGGGCTCAGTACGTTTGGCCAGTAACTCGCTAAATGCCTCACTAGAAAAATCCGCTGGCATATGGCGGATGTTGTTTTGCTCTGCCCCCTGCGCCGCTAACCACTCTACCTGCACCGCTTCAACCGCGCGTTTGGCATTCCACCAATGCTCAGCGACCACCGCCACGGCGCCAGCACCTGCAAGAATATGCACTGAGTGCACCCCGTACATGGCTTCTACTTGGGCTTGATTGAGAATTTTTGCCGCAGTCATGCCTAAGCGTGGCGCATGTTGTACTGCCGCATGCAGCATTCCATCTGCTTTAATATCAATAGTATACTCGGCCTTACCAGTGGATTTTTCATACACATCCACCCGCGCTACGCCCTTGCCAATCCAACGAAAATCTTTCGGGTCTTTTAAACTGACGCTATCAGGATCTGGCACAGCAAGATCGAGTGCCTTGATGGCAAGCTCACCATAACTGAGGCTGCGCTGGGTCTTACCATGTACCACCTTACCCGGTTCAGTCGCTAGTTCATCAATAGCCACTTTCCATTCTGCGGCGGCGGCCTGCAGTAACATCTGCCGCGCTAAGGCACCCAGTTTGCGCATCACCGGATAACTAAAACGCACCGACATACTGCCGCCGGTAATCCGGCCGGGGCCGGCGATCATCACTTTGAAATCGGGGCCGGTTGGGGCGTTCTCCACAATAAAGCTGGCAGGATCAGCGTCCAACTCTTCACCGACAATCTGCGCCATGGCGGTAAAAATACCTTGGCCACCTTCGACAAAGGGGCTTTGCAGCAAAATGCGGTTATCTGGGGTGATTTGCAGGAACGCGGGGACACGCGTGCCCGCTGCCATTGGTTTCGCCTCAGCTGCTCGCGCTTGACGCAGCGGTAGTCCTACACTCAAGACCAAGGCACCCGCCGCTAAACCAGCAGAAGATAGTAAAAATTGCCGCCGCGAGACGTTGACCGGCTGAGCATGAGTTAACTCGGCGAATTCGGCATCAGTCAGCGAGGAAGTAAACGATTTCATGCATTGTCCTCCACTTGTTCTGCGTCTTTGTGGGAGGCACGAGTTGCATCGTAAGCCAGTTCGTCAATAGCTTGTTCGATAGCGTTATAGGTACCGCAACGGCACAAGTTGCTAATCGCCGCACTAATTTCATCTTTACTAGGATGTGGCGTGGCTTTGAGTAAAGCGGTTACTGCCATCACTTGACCGGATTGGCAATAACCGCATTGTGGCACTTGGTGTTGCACCCAGGCATCCACCACCCGCTTGCCAATGGCATCCTCTTCGATAGCCTCAATGGTGGTGATCTGTTTGCCCACAGCATAAGACGCGGGCATCACGCAAGAGCGTACTACCTCATCGTCTATCATTACCGAGCAAGCGCCACACTGAGCTAAACCGCAGCCATACTTGGTACCCGTTAAGCCGAGATTATCGCGCAGAATCCACAGCAGTGGCGTATCTTCTGGCGCATCGACATCGTAAGTTTGCTGATTAATCTGAAGTTTCATGTCGTTTCAAAGCTCCCTATTGTGCTCGACAGACAGCGTTCATGCTGGCCAAGATACTGAGGTTATGTTGGCTAAAGGCGGCCAACGCTGATGTTGGGTTTATACATGCTGCCGCATGGGTAGTATCTGTAGAGAACACTGACATCTGTCATGGTAGCGCAAGCTTGTTATTTTTGTGAGAGATGTAACATATTCTTACATTGCGCACGCATCACAAACTTGATAGAGATTTGATTAGACAGACTGGGGATAAAAATTACAATCGCCAGCAACTCATTATGCTCATGAGTTGCTTTCATTAATTGAACAGCATCCACAACAGTTAACCTTGCGGAGTCGCAGCGTTAGCAAATCAAACGTTGTGTTAGGACTCAACCGGGACTAAAAAGCTGTCAATATCGGCATCAGCGAGTGAGATACCATAAAATTTTTTATAGAAGTCATAGGTTTCTTGGCGAATATCAATGTCCGCAAACGCCGTTGGGTAAAGTGTTTTGGCTAACCACAAAAACTGCAATGCCTGTTCCGAGGTTTCACGGCACCACCAAAACAAGCCGCGAGGATTGGCATAAACGCGATTATTTTTAACCGCGGCAATCGTTCGCCAGCGAGGATCTTGGTTAATCGTGATGACATCACGTTGCCGCATGCTCACAATCACATCCGGTTGCGCTGCCATAATCACTTCAACATTGACGTTGGCGTTACCATGACGGACATCCAGCAAAGACCAATCTTCTGCCACATTGATCCCACCCGCCAAGTCTATCCAATCCTGATTGAGCGATGGCCGCGAAGAGGTGGTCAATGGGGAACCGGAAGCGACATAAACTCGCAAACGTTGCTCAGCGGGCACCCTCGCTAGGCGCTCTGCCACCAAGCTTTTATTTCGTTCGAAGTAGGCTTTATAGGATTGCGCCTTCGCATACGCATCTGGGCCAAGTATTTCACCGGTGAGCAGCACCCGTTCAATCAAACTCACCATTGAGTTTGCTGGGAAACTTGCCACTGCAATTCCGTGTGCTTCAAGCTGGGCTCGTTTATTCTCTGGAAACCCCGCCGCCACAAACAGAACGTCAGGATGCAATCGCATCAACTGCTCGACATTCACTTCCGCAGAGCCTGCCATGGTAGATAGTTCTGTATCTTTAATACTGGGGATAAATTTCTGAAAAGCGGGAGTATTTCTAGCATAACGTGTAGTCGCGACAATTTTGTCACCGTAACCCAACATGGCTAATACTGAATTTTGTGCTTCCCAACTGGTCGCGACTTTAGTGACCTGCTCAGGCACTGTAACAATTTGCTCTGCATATGCTACCGTTCTGAGCGATTCCGCCCCGCAAACCATAGGTGTTGCGAGTATTACCATCCAGCAAGCACCCAAAAACGAGTGGTATCGCCTCATAATATCATCCCTATTGATAGTGAAATGTCCTATTGCGCAAACGGTATATAAAAAACTATATAACGATAAAATAGCACCATTCTGAGATCAACCTGCAAATAGCCACATCAACCCAAAAAAAGGCGCTCAGCCGATAACCGAACACCTTTGCTGCTGGTTAACCACGCTGTCTAATCTATGGTTAACTCGCTGGTTTTCCACCACATAACATAAGTGCGACTGGCGCAGAATAAACGAAAGCCCTGCTCATTGGCGGTGAGACGTTTATCTACATTGGCGCGATACTGCGCCTCTTTATCCGCCGGAATATCGCCCACAAAGCGCAGCGCCCCGTAGGCTTCTTCACGACTGGTAAACTGCGCTTCGTAGCCATCATCCACAATGCGAATATTCGGCTCGGCGCCCATGTCATACAGCATATTAAAAGTGATGTTGTAACCAAAGTTACGGTCATTGCCATGCGGCACCGGCGGAGTATCAATCACACCCTCTAAAAAGCTTAATTGGATTTCCCGCAGGCTCGGCGCATTGGCAAAACTCATCACCACCGCATATTTACGAGCGATTTTGTTGAGCTTAATCAGATCAGAAAAACCAACCGAGCGCGACGCAACAGCAATATCGTGCA
Proteins encoded in this region:
- a CDS encoding class I SAM-dependent methyltransferase, producing the protein MTGLVNWRLLRERMMAPATSGQMAKFDWNQITDMYDGMAKLERRYTQMQVDCMPLTADDTVVDIGCGPGRLSVPMAQKVKSVTSVDAFDNMLSRCMHNAELAGVSNITPKLQDWNSDDALAQIGVHDIAVASRSVGFSDLIKLNKIARKYAVVMSFANAPSLREIQLSFLEGVIDTPPVPHGNDRNFGYNITFNMLYDMGAEPNIRIVDDGYEAQFTSREEAYGALRFVGDIPADKEAQYRANVDKRLTANEQGFRLFCASRTYVMWWKTSELTID
- a CDS encoding ABC transporter substrate-binding protein encodes the protein MVILATPMVCGAESLRTVAYAEQIVTVPEQVTKVATSWEAQNSVLAMLGYGDKIVATTRYARNTPAFQKFIPSIKDTELSTMAGSAEVNVEQLMRLHPDVLFVAAGFPENKRAQLEAHGIAVASFPANSMVSLIERVLLTGEILGPDAYAKAQSYKAYFERNKSLVAERLARVPAEQRLRVYVASGSPLTTSSRPSLNQDWIDLAGGINVAEDWSLLDVRHGNANVNVEVIMAAQPDVIVSMRQRDVITINQDPRWRTIAAVKNNRVYANPRGLFWWCRETSEQALQFLWLAKTLYPTAFADIDIRQETYDFYKKFYGISLADADIDSFLVPVES